Proteins found in one Diorhabda sublineata isolate icDioSubl1.1 chromosome 9, icDioSubl1.1, whole genome shotgun sequence genomic segment:
- the LOC130448742 gene encoding Bardet-Biedl syndrome 2 protein homolog: MDKIVRPVFTLELNCKILPGLVTIGKYDGAHPCITAATTTDKVLIHSPHRRNTNTTGRVLWSDSNKEIAYLNINQTITCLTAGTILPNEDKDVLLIGTSTHLLVYHVHDNKDILYKECPDGVRSIAVGTFKDVKNIMMVGGNSSVHAYDNRGNEIFWTAVGDIVTSLIFMDYNQDGQNELVVSSEDYNIRIFDKDKMLAEHLETEVVTNLLPLHENLFAYSVSNGTIGIYEQDVRLWRVKSKHFAISLHSYDLLGQGSPQLVTGWSNGKIDFRSVKTGEVLHKDSTGSGVSGIIEGDYRSMGKTDLICVSSEGEVRGYTTTKNVTTSTDSETDQNIIRELLAEKQSLLMELKQYDTNNKYNENIFHETESYENSGVIPASTRLELAITTNDTNHNQKPHVELYLCTNNSTIIKAAIIFAEGIFNGETHVVHPPMTKLKSQLLIPLYLPKDCPVDIHVKVLVGFPNSCQFHVFEVTRQLPKFSMYSLKDVDRKIRSDSFVIIKLNERLQRICMWANQNFLLSEEVKFESGTTLKFSFKCLRDGSNLDMVFENSGKVTVFTKDIALAADLVQSLAAHLNINSLEATASFPLEEDKITTLMGRLQEIQNARLHLETDVADRMSQIRGLIVQAEDCRINDLENLSAQYNELMIVNKELINGYNIKVQNYNEGVETMKTINSIIQKASRLRVGQKSSNMINFCKTCLNNNSPEGLIKVIRTGEI, encoded by the exons AAGAAATACCAATACAACTGGAAGGGTTTTATGGTCGGATTCGAACAAAGAAATTgcttatttgaatattaatcaAACGATAACGTGTTTAACTGCAGGAACCATACTTCCAAATGAAGATAAAGACGTACTACTCATAG GAACCAGCACTCATTTACTAGTTTACCACGTTCATGAcaataaagatattttatataaagaatGTCCAGATGGAGTACGTTCTATAGCTGTCGGGACATTCAAAGACGTGAAGAACATCATGATGGTGGGTGGAAATTCTTCCGTACACGCTTATGATAATCgaggaaatgaaatattttggacGGCCGTTGGAGATATAGTAACGTCACTAATTTTTATGGATTATAATCAAGACGGACAAAACGAA ttAGTTGTAAGTTCGGAAGATTACAATATTAGAATATTCGATAAAGACAAGATGCTAGCGGAACATTTAGAAACAGAAGTAGTGACAAATTTACTACCATTACATGAAAACTTATTCGCTTATTCCGTCTCTAACGGGACAATAGGTATATACGAACAAGACGTACGATTATGGAGGGTAAAg TCGAAACATTTCGCAATTTCACTACATTCTTACGACCTACTAGGTCAAGGTAGTCCCCAATTGGTCACAGGATGGTCCAACGGTAAAATAGATTTCAGATCTGTTAAAACCGGCGAAGTTCTTCATAAAGATTCGACGGGATCCGGCGTATCAGGTATTATCGAAGGTGATTATAGATCAATGGGGAAAACCGATTTAATATGCGTATCATCCGAAGGCGAag TAAGAGGCtatacaacaacaaaaaatgtaacgACTAGCACCGATTCAGAAacagatcaaaatattattcgGGAATTATTGGCAGAGAAACAATCTTTATTGATGGAATTGAAACAATACGAtaccaataataaatataacgaaaatattttccacGAAACAGAGTCGTATGAAAATAGCGGTGTCATACCGGCTAGTACCAGATTAGAACTAGCGATTACTACCAACGACACGAATCATAATCAAAAA CCACACGTAGAACTCTATCTCTGTACCAACAATTCAACTATAATAAAGGCAGCCATCATTTTTGCTGAAGGAATATTTAATGGAGAAACACATGTAGTTCATCCCCCTATGACAAAATTAAAATCGCAATTACTGATTCCTCTATATTTACCAAAAGATTGTCCTGTAGATATTCACGTCAAG GTACTGGTTGGTTTTCCAAACAGCTGCCAGTTTCACGTGTTTGAGGTAACAAGACAATTACCgaaattttcaatgtattcTTTAAAAGATGTAGACAGAAAAATAAGAAGCGACAGTTTCGTCATAATCAAATTAAACGAAAGGTTACAGAGAATTTGCATGTGGgcgaatcaaaattttttacttagCGAAGAGGTCAAATTCGAATCTGGTACTACGTTGAagttttcttttaaatgtttGCGAGACGGTTCTAATTTGGATATGGTGTTCGAAAATAGTGGAAAAGTTACAGTTTTTACTAAGGATATAGCTTTAGCTGCGGATTTAGTACAGTCTTTAGCTGCTCATTTGAATATAAACAGTTTAGAG gCAACTGCTTCCTTTCCACTGGAAGAAGACAAAATTACAACTTTAATGGGGAGATTACAAGAAATCCAAAATGCTCGGTTGCATTTAGAAACGGACGTAGCAGATAGAATGTCCCAAATAAGAGGGTTGATTGTCCAAGCAGAAGATTGTAGAATTAACGATTT AGAGAATTTGTCTGCTCAATATAACGAATTAATGATCGTCAACAAAGAATTGATTAACGGATATAATATTAAAGTTCAAAATTACAATGAGGGTGTTGAAACGATGAAAACCATCAATTCCATTATCCAAAAAGCGTCTAGGTTACGAG ttGGACAAAAGTCGTCGAATATGATTAACTTTTGTAAAACCTGCTTGAACAATAACAGCCCAGAAGGTTTGATCAAAGTGATAAGAACGGGAGAAATTTGA